The following are from one region of the Lytechinus variegatus isolate NC3 chromosome 4, Lvar_3.0, whole genome shotgun sequence genome:
- the LOC121413027 gene encoding uncharacterized protein LOC121413027, translating to MHILHSFLTEFRCQHNTKPRTATANERRGSKNTSCPAGLSIVVKVSTFERSDGRVRMCRSSDPHLPDHPMVVKFKSTHNHLLRSADALKHRDVSEDVKEKFLDLFSKGYTPSKALALHKYDLQLQHNDNYIFVSADRAITPDLHYTYRLYYQTFKKEYGEAKGEFVLKELERRIEDGSLGDGVKLSLVGPEGSQAAIAIVTPLMRRVHKLIKHSAELVFVDATGNMDRQGCRVFLLLTHSSCGGLPLGVLITTSESTETVTEALNLYNSLLDDSAYFGRGKSAPELFMTDDSTSERQSLHAVYPNATLLLCVFHILQAYWRFLWEAKNAVRKEDRPHLFSLLKDMVYCDTVEALEAKHEEIMNDETLEKYANVHKHLEDIYARKMTWAVCYRADLNIRNNNTNNFAESAMRIMKDQILERTKAYNVIQLVDFIVTRLETYYERRLIDVCNNRLDRVLQSRFLPSIASGSEIDPNKIVRFEDSQSVFFVPSETDDTTTYMVDTALGVCDCRKGMTGGPCKHQYLVVKKFNIQCCWNFISANDISMRKLLYEVATGCANAPEEWFLSLNHQSGEEQAETNLIMESISNATYENDGADDDNMDSNDGVNRNKGAVCTDVEISVNGHDAVTNPRLASLHLQRLLQNQFDTRGCTSKSSTKENGSDPILNELNKAFLALQQSYIGDKEFLGGPVQKFTKKLLELNSGTNTGLASALHCFGRYSGVAGALGKKKKSLVSMKKIGVQPTALARRKMVAGGRHRIGAGRPSKDCCLSRKEAVPFSSQRVPTCRRKAQHNISECVRNNQSLGKTHSSK from the exons ATGCATATTTTACACTCATTTCTGACTGAATTTCGCTGCCAACATAATACCAAACCAAGAACAGCAACAGCTAATGAACGCAGGGGGTCAAAGAACACATCTTGTCCAGCAGGCCTGAGTATTGTTGTGAAAGTCAGCACCTTTGAAAGGTCAGACGGGAGAGTAAGGATGTGCAG GTCATCTGATCCTCATTTGCCTGATCATCCGATGGTTGTGAAATTCAAGTCCACACATAACCACTTATTGAGGTCTGCAGATGCTTTGAAGCATAGGGATGTGAGTGAAGACGTTAAGGAAAAGTTCCTGGATTTGTTTAGTAAGGGCTACACTCCTTCAAAAGCACTGGCACTGCATAAATACGATCTTCAACTCCAGCACAATGACAACTACATTTTCGTCAGTGCCGATAGAGCCATCACACCTGATTTGCATTACACTTACAG gtTATATTACCAGACGTTCAAAAAGGAGTATGGTGAAGCCAAGGGAGAATTCGTCCTGAAAGAGTTGGAAAGGAGAATCGAGGATGGTTCGCTCGGGGATGGTGTAAAATTGTCCCTTGTTGGGCCAGAAGGATCACAAGCTGCCATCGCCATAGTTACACCACTAATGAGACGCGTCCATAAGCTAATTAAACATTCAGCCGAATTGGTGTTCGTTGATGCCACTGGGAACATGGACCGCCAAGGATGTAGAGTTTTTTTGCTCTTGACCCACAGTTCTTGTGGAGGACTACCACTTGGAGTACTAATTACAACCAGTGAAAGCACAGAAACAGTGACAGAGGCACTGAATTTGTACAATTCATTATTGGATGACAGTGCATATTTTGGGCGTGGGAAGTCTGCGCCTGAGCTCTTCATGACAGATGACAGTACGTCGGAACGGCAATCACTTCATGCTGTCTACCCTAATGCCACTCTACTCCTTTGTGTCTTTCACATACTTCAAGCATATTGGCGTTTCTTGTGGGAAGCTAAGAATGCAGTTAGGAAGGAAGACAGGCCACATCTGTTTTCTTTGTTGAAGGATATGGTGTACTGTGACACTGTCGAAGCATTGGAGGCAAAGCATGAGGAAATCATGAATGATGAAACCTTGGAGAAATATGCAAATGTACATAAGCATTTGGAGGACATCTATGCCAGAAAGATGACTTGGGCTGTGTGTTACCGAGCTGACCTGAACATTCGTAACAATAACACAAATAACTTCGCAGAATCTGCCATGCGCATAATGAAGGATCAGATCCTTGAGAGGACCAAGGCCTATAATGTAATCCAGCTGGTGGACTTCATTGTCACAAGGCTGGAGACGTATTATGAACGACGGCTTATCGATGTCTGCAACAACAGACTTGACAGGGTGCTCCAGTCTCGATTTCTGCCAAGTATTGCCTCTGGATCTGAGATTGATCCCAACAAAATCGTGAGGTTTGAGGACAGTCAGAGTGTATTCTTCGTTCCTAGTGAGACGGATGATACAACAACATACATGGTTGATACTGCTCTCGGTGTGTGTGATTGCAGGAAAGGAATGACAG GTGGCCCATGTAAACATCAGTACCTAGTTGTCAAGAAGTTCAATATCCAATGCTGCTGGAACTTCATTTCTGCCAATGATATATCAATGAGGAAACTGTTGTACGAGGTGGCTACAGGCTGTGCAAATGCCCCAGAAGAATGGTTTCTGTCTTTGAACCATCAAAGTGGAGAAGAGCAAGCAGAAACCAACTTGATAATGGAGTCCATAAGCAATGcaacatatgaaaatgatggtgCTGATGACGACAACATGGACTCGAACGATGGGGTAAACAGAAATAAAGGAGCTGTCTGCACAGATGTTGAGATTTCAGTCAATGGACATGATGCTGTTACCAATCCACGGCTAGCAAGTTTACACTTGCAACGCTTACTTCAAAACCAATTTGATACACGTGGTTGCACATCAAAATCAAGCACCAAGGAGAACGGAAGTGACCCAATACTCAATGAGCTAAACAAGGCATTTCTTGCTTTACAGCAAAGCTACATAGGAGACAAAGAATTCCTTGGAGGACCAGTACAGAAATTCACCAAGAAACTTCTGGAACTAAATTCTGGAACGAATACTGggttagcttccgcgcttcacTGCTTTGGCCGTTACTCTGGGGTGGCAGGTGCTCTGGGCAAGAAGAAAAAATCTCTTGTTAGTATGAAGAAGATAGGTGTCCAGCCGACTGCATTGGCAAGGAGGAAGATGGTTGCCGGTGGCAGACACCGAATAGGTGCTGGCAGACCATCAAAGGACTGTTGTTTAAGTAGGAAGGAAGCTGTGCCGTTCAGTTCCCAGCGTGTGCCTACATGCAGACGCAAAGCTCAACACAATATTAGTGAATGTGTAAGAAATAATCAATCGCTTGGCAAAACACATTCTTCAAAGTAA